A portion of the Punica granatum isolate Tunisia-2019 chromosome 7, ASM765513v2, whole genome shotgun sequence genome contains these proteins:
- the LOC116215022 gene encoding uncharacterized protein LOC116215022 has product MQRLWECSTRPLGLGQQPQPFRNHIDHGTESIRNTDPASKRTPDPAAPKVEHPLINHCFIGSVRSLLLMSLIRISILQVTSKKRKELKEMPSNSTDLLAVSGPAERGNKFMFESNTIEGDLEEDDACEEVVHVYYRTWGRHRNACLNLSAVPGDIQVYLVCGEQKINAYYKRVWSGTSRSDCVHKEGDVTWVILKSHWNDVQPLSFDAMSTG; this is encoded by the exons A TGCAGAGACTGTGGGAATGCAGTACTCGTCCCCTTGGGTTGGGACAGCAGCCCCAACCTTTTCGTAATCACATCGACCACGGCACAGAAAGCATCAGGAATACAGACCCTGCAAGTAAGCGGACCCCAGACCCCGCTGCCCCAAAAGTTGAGCACCCTCTTATTAACCATTGCTTCATAGGCTCTGTGAGGTCGCTGCTGTTAATGAGTTTGATAAGGATCTCGATACTCCAAGTTACCAGCAAGAAAAGGAAGGAGCTGAAGGAGATGCCCTCAAACAGCACGGACCTCTTGGCGGTCTCTGGCCCTGCCGAGAGGGGTAATAAGTTCATGTTCGAGTCCAACACAATCGAAGGTGATCTAGAGGAAGACGATGCCTGTGAAGAGGTTGTTCATGTTTACTATCGCACCTGGGGCCGTCACAGAAACGCATGTCTTAACCTCTCGGCAGTACCAGGAGATATACAAGTGTATTTAGTCTGCGGGGAGCAGAAGATAAATGCGTATTACAAGAGAGTTTG GTCTGGAACCTCTCGTTCGGATTGTGTACATAAAGAAGGTGATGTGACATGGGTTATCTTGAAGTCCCACTGGAATGATGTACAGCCTTTATCATTCGATGCCATGTCCACTGGTTAA